CCGTCGTCACGTCCGGAACAACGAGGACGGCTACGACGTCGAGGTCGGCGGCGAGCAGGAGGTGCACTGGATCCTCGCACGGCTTCGCGAACGGTACGCCGAACAGGGACGGAACGTACCCGTCTCTTCGGCGTTCGTCTCGGCGCTGTACGGGCGGCTGGCCGACGAGGGCGTCAGACCGTACGTACTCCGGGTCGACGGCGAGCCGGTCACGGGAACGATCTTACTCGAGTGGAACGAAACGGCGAGAAGCTGGCTGGGCGGGGCGAAACCCGACGTGGGCTTGCCGGCGAACGACTTACTCGAGTGGCAGATGATGTGTGACGCCCTCGATCGCGGGCAGTCGACGTTCGAGATCGTCGGGGCGAACACCCCGCGGCTCAACGAGTGGAAGACGAAGTTCAGCCCGGAGATCCGATCGTACTACCAGCTGGAACGAACGACGCCCGGGATGGAAGCCGCCAAACAACTGTACACGACGCTTCGGGACCGATCCACCCTCGTCTCGAGGCTCGGCCCGGCCAGCGAACCGTGACCGAGCGCGAGTCGTTGGCGCGGTCGGTGCTGGGCGAGCGACGGTTTGCGGCTGCCCGGTCGCTGGTTCGGACGGTTTGCATTCGGTCTTACGTCTACCGCTACCCCGAGGAGCGACCCGACGTCGACAGCCCCGACGAGCGCGTCGACGTCCGGCCGATCACGCCCGCGGTGATCGAGTCGCATCTGACCTCGCCACAACGGAAAGCACAGTTCACCAGGCTCCTCGAGCAGGGACACGAGGGGCTGATCGCCGTCGACGATGGTGAGTGGCTCTCCTACGGGTGGATCCACACGCCGACGTCGACGACCACGCCGTCGCACCTCCCCGAGTGGCTCCTCGACCTGGACCTCTACTGGATGTTCTACGACCGGACGAAGGAGGCCTACCGTCGTCGGGGGTGGCACAAGTATCTCCTGGCCGAACGGGTGCGAACGGTGCTCGAGCGAGAACGCGACGTCGAGATCTTCACCGATACGGTCGCAGAAAATCCGTCGCGATACTCGATGTGCTCCGTGGGGTTCGAACCGGACGGCGAGTTGCTCATCTACCGGTTCGGTCATCCGGTCGTCGTGCTCAGGCGGTTCGGCCGGTGGGATCCAACGGCGCCTCATCCGCCACTGCCAGAGTCGACGTGACGGGGTCCGTTCGTCTGGAGCGACCGAATGCGCGTAGACCAGCGTGTCTCAGTTCTGCACCCGTGCGAGTCGACGGACCGCGACGAGCAGCTGTCGTTCCAGGCGCTCGGGCAGGAGACCGACGGCGTCGACGACGCGTTCGACTTCGTCGGCGGTTACCGCACCCGTCACGAATGCGGCACTCACGTAGACGATCGCACCGACTGGCGGAACGACGACGAGCGCGACGAGCGACGACGTCAGCACGACCGTCAGCGGGACGATCACGAGGAGCGTCGCGGCCACGGTGAGGATCGTCGAGCGCCAGCGAACGCCGGCGAGCGGTCGATAGCCGAGGTTCCTCGCGACCACGGACTGAAAGACGACGAGGCTGCCGTAGCCGACCGACGTCGCCACCGCCGCGCCCACCATCCCGTACTGCGGGATCAGTGCGACGTTCAGGACGAGGTTGATGGCCGAACTCGCACCCGTCGCCAGCAGCAACGGCCGTAACGACCGCCGCGCCTGGTTGATCGCGATCGTCGGGCGGGCGATCGCGAAGCCGAGCACGCCGGGGAGCAACACCAGCAGCGGAATCGCCGCCGGGGCGAACGACTCGCCGAGATACAGCGGCACGAGGTCGAACGCCAGGACGGCGACCCCGATCGCCAGCAGCGCCGTGAGCAAGAACACGTGGTGAGTCACCAGGCTGGCCCGACGGTCGATCGTCTCGAGGTCCCCCGTCTCCCACAGCTGCGAGACCCGCTGGAGGAGGACGAGCTGGATGGCCAGCGGGGCGACCCACAGCACTTCGGCGATGACGAGTGCTCCCTTGTAGAAGCCAACCGTGCGATCGGTCGTCCAGTGCTGGAGGATGAGCACGTCGACGTGATAGAGCGACATGAGAAAGAGGTAGAACCAGACGGTGTTGAACGAGTACGTGCGGATCTGTTCCTTGGGGAGCGAGACGTCCGGCGCCCTGACGAGCGAGCGACGGGGCAACTCCCTGACGAGGAACGCCGAGCCGACGACGATCGTGAACGCGCTCGTGACGACGTCGGCGATGAGGACGCCCTCGACACCGAAGCCGACGTAGACGAGGACGAGTGCGAGCACCACGAAGAGCACCTTCTGGACGACTTTCAGCGGCTCAGAAACCGACTCGAGGTGGAGTCCCATGAGCGTAAAGAGGATGTGGACCCGAAGCTGGCGACCGATCGCGTACAGGCCGAGGAGGTAAAACAGGGAAGTAAACGGCGCCCCGAAGACGCGGGCGGCGAGGCCCGACCACGCGGCGAGGAAAAATCCCAGCGCACCGAGCAGGCCGATTCCGATCGCCGGGCGAAAGATGTAGCTGACGACTGCGGCCTGCCAGTCGCGGTCCTGGCGCTCGGAGACGTACTTTCTGACCGCCTCGGTCGTCCCGGCCATCATGAAGATCGCGACGATCGCGAACACCGACAGCACGATCGCGTAGTGACCGTAGCGCGTCGGACCGAGCAGCCGGACCAGAAGCGGCGTGAACGCCGTGCTCAAGACGAGGATCGTCACTTTCGAGAAGAAGGCGGTGAACACGGCCGAGGAGAACGAGTTTGCCATAGATCGGGCGGCGTGTGGTGAGCTTCTGGAGTGAGTCGCCTACTGGCTCCCTCGAGTCATCGATCGGGCACCGTCGTCGAGCTGACGCCGAGGTGGCACAACCGATTGACTCGAGCGATCATTCGACCCCACCGGCCGGCTTGCGGACGTATCCACAGCTACACGGCACGTCGTACTCGCTCGTCGCCAGGTAATCGAACTCGAGCAAGCCGTGGGTCGCCTCGCGTTCTTCGACGAACGTCTCGAAGGCGTCGTTGCGGTCGACGTGTGGTGAGATCATCATCCCGCCGGGAGCCAGCCACTCCCAGGCGAGTTCGAACTCGAAGAGCATGCCGCTGGTCGAGTACTCCGAGTCGTGGTAGAAGATGTCGATCTCGGGCAGTTCGGCGTACAGCGTCGGCAACACGTCACGTGGCCGGCCGAGCCGTGAGTCCCACCGGTCGTGGAGTTCTTCCGGGACGATCCAGCCCGGCTCTTTCCCCTCGGGGAGGACGTGACTCCGGTGTTCCGAGCACGACGGACGGCCGCGTTCGACGTACTCGAGCATCGTCGCTCGATCGAGTCCACCGTTCGTCCGTCGCCTGAGGGCAGCGGCGTCGCGGGTGAGCGAGGCGTCGACCGTGTGTAAGGTGCCGTGGTCGTTCGCCGCGAGCGCGAGGAGCATCGAGGCGGTTCCGACGCCGCTGTAGACGCCGGTGGAGACGACGTGGTCGGGCTCCCACGTCCGAATGAGTGCGTAGACGTGCGCGGCGACCCCGCGGTGGGTGTCGAAGACGACCTTCTCGTCGCCGACTTCCTCGAGGCCGGCCATCACGATGTCGACGATGTCGCTCTCCTCGAAGAACTCCTCCCAGAGCCGGTCGTATCGCTCCTGCCCGAAGAACTCCTCTGCGAACGCCGTGCGCGTTCGTTCGCGTCGTTTGAGGTACGTCCAGGAAGCCGTTGGGCTGAGGATGTGATAGCCGTGTTTCACGGCCGGCTTCGCTCCGTCGGGAACCCGACTGTACACCGCCCCGGGGAGGGTGTCCATGTCGTCCGTTACGGACTCCATACGCTCAAGCACCGGTTTCGCCCTGTCTGGCAGTCGGTCGATGATCGCCCCTTTGATAGAATTCATCGGTACTCACCACCGAACATCCGGGAGACGGTCGACTCACCACGCGGTGGACGCGTCGTCACCGAACGGATGTTCACGATACTGGACCTGGTCGGTCGGTCGCTTAGTAAATGAGGACGAACGGCGACCGCGGGCGGCGCCCCCGTCTGTTTCAGCCGCTCAACGTTCGGTTGCCCGATCGTGAGGTTTTCTCGCCACGTAGTACGGCTGTCGTTCGAAATACTTCCCGATCGACTCGCGTTTGCCGACGCAGCCGACGACCTCGAAGCCGTGCCGGCGAAGCTGTCTGTACTGGTGGATCGGGTTCGAAATGTACTTTTTCACCGCAAAATCCATCCCGTCGTACTTGTACCGCGAACCGATGGTTCGGTGATTGCCGTTTTTCAGATACCAGTTCCGGAGGTGATCGTGGTCTAGCACGATCGCCGGGAGCGTGTAGAAGGAGTTGTGCGAACTGAACGCGAACACGCCGCCGGGTTTCAGGACGCGACGGATCTCGAACAGTGCGCGTCGTCGTAACCAGGCGGGTCGAATCGCGTCGATGCCGACCCAGGAAAACAGCACGTGCTCGAACGAGCCGTCGTCGAACTCGAGGTCGGTCGCGTCGCCAACCCGGACGTCGAGGTCGCTGAAGCGGTCGCTCGCGCGCTCGACCATCTCCTCGCTGATGTCGATCCCGACGACGTCGAAGCCGCGCTGCTCGAGCGCTCGAGTCGTTCGGCCGGCGCCACAGCCGACGTCGAGTACGCGCCCGTCGGTGGCGTCGAAGTACCGCTCGATCACGGTTCGTTCGCGCTCGCGGAGACCGTGACTGCTGGCGAGGTGCTCGTAGTGGCGAGCGACGTGCGGGTCGTGATACGGCGTCGATTCCGGGACGTCGCCCGTCCGACGGTGGCTGTCTGCGTCCATAGTGAAGTGCCGTGACTGTGACGGCTGGTGAACGCGAAG
This portion of the Natronobeatus ordinarius genome encodes:
- a CDS encoding lipid II:glycine glycyltransferase FemX, with translation MSFRITTLEADDRETWNTYVERSPHGTLFHRYDSLEVQADHAGSTLHPLVGYKGEEPVGVLPIFAQRKGPVTLAFSPPYELGVPTLGPALLHMDQLKQRKREKRHRRFVEGCLEWIDDRLEPRYTSIQAGWRYDDVRPFVWNGFEATPSYTYVIDLERGREALLSRFSQSARRHVRNNEDGYDVEVGGEQEVHWILARLRERYAEQGRNVPVSSAFVSALYGRLADEGVRPYVLRVDGEPVTGTILLEWNETARSWLGGAKPDVGLPANDLLEWQMMCDALDRGQSTFEIVGANTPRLNEWKTKFSPEIRSYYQLERTTPGMEAAKQLYTTLRDRSTLVSRLGPASEP
- a CDS encoding polysaccharide biosynthesis C-terminal domain-containing protein, whose amino-acid sequence is MANSFSSAVFTAFFSKVTILVLSTAFTPLLVRLLGPTRYGHYAIVLSVFAIVAIFMMAGTTEAVRKYVSERQDRDWQAAVVSYIFRPAIGIGLLGALGFFLAAWSGLAARVFGAPFTSLFYLLGLYAIGRQLRVHILFTLMGLHLESVSEPLKVVQKVLFVVLALVLVYVGFGVEGVLIADVVTSAFTIVVGSAFLVRELPRRSLVRAPDVSLPKEQIRTYSFNTVWFYLFLMSLYHVDVLILQHWTTDRTVGFYKGALVIAEVLWVAPLAIQLVLLQRVSQLWETGDLETIDRRASLVTHHVFLLTALLAIGVAVLAFDLVPLYLGESFAPAAIPLLVLLPGVLGFAIARPTIAINQARRSLRPLLLATGASSAINLVLNVALIPQYGMVGAAVATSVGYGSLVVFQSVVARNLGYRPLAGVRWRSTILTVAATLLVIVPLTVVLTSSLVALVVVPPVGAIVYVSAAFVTGAVTADEVERVVDAVGLLPERLERQLLVAVRRLARVQN
- a CDS encoding class I SAM-dependent methyltransferase, coding for MESVTDDMDTLPGAVYSRVPDGAKPAVKHGYHILSPTASWTYLKRRERTRTAFAEEFFGQERYDRLWEEFFEESDIVDIVMAGLEEVGDEKVVFDTHRGVAAHVYALIRTWEPDHVVSTGVYSGVGTASMLLALAANDHGTLHTVDASLTRDAAALRRRTNGGLDRATMLEYVERGRPSCSEHRSHVLPEGKEPGWIVPEELHDRWDSRLGRPRDVLPTLYAELPEIDIFYHDSEYSTSGMLFEFELAWEWLAPGGMMISPHVDRNDAFETFVEEREATHGLLEFDYLATSEYDVPCSCGYVRKPAGGVE
- a CDS encoding class I SAM-dependent methyltransferase, with protein sequence MDADSHRRTGDVPESTPYHDPHVARHYEHLASSHGLRERERTVIERYFDATDGRVLDVGCGAGRTTRALEQRGFDVVGIDISEEMVERASDRFSDLDVRVGDATDLEFDDGSFEHVLFSWVGIDAIRPAWLRRRALFEIRRVLKPGGVFAFSSHNSFYTLPAIVLDHDHLRNWYLKNGNHRTIGSRYKYDGMDFAVKKYISNPIHQYRQLRRHGFEVVGCVGKRESIGKYFERQPYYVARKPHDRATER